The following are encoded together in the Cryptosporangium phraense genome:
- a CDS encoding STAS domain-containing protein — protein sequence MPEASFSDAFTPFTVTVRTSGNGAHLELDGELDLQSGPLLLSAVDWLLPSPARLVVLDCAALRFVDARGLATLLRARSTLADHGVELGVANPSDALRRILSATSLTGALPEMPVVTPDRAGRGPASH from the coding sequence ATGCCCGAAGCTTCCTTCTCCGACGCGTTCACCCCGTTCACCGTGACGGTCCGCACGTCCGGAAACGGTGCTCACCTGGAGCTCGACGGCGAGCTCGACCTGCAGAGCGGCCCGTTGCTGCTGAGCGCGGTCGATTGGCTGCTGCCGAGCCCGGCCCGGCTGGTGGTGCTCGACTGCGCCGCGCTCCGCTTCGTCGACGCCCGCGGGCTGGCCACGCTGCTCCGGGCCCGGTCGACGCTCGCCGACCACGGCGTCGAGCTCGGCGTCGCGAACCCGTCGGACGCGCTCCGGCGGATCCTGTCGGCGACCTCGCTGACCGGCGCGCTCCCGGAGATGCCGGTGGTGACGCCCGATCGCGCCGGACGCGGGCCCGCGTCGCACTAG
- a CDS encoding putative bifunctional diguanylate cyclase/phosphodiesterase — translation MPDVEHPPDGRWPLRAAGVLVAVNVAWVTTGLFHVWTRPLAGWIALPVTTLLAGYACWRLADHPTLDAATRRFWRQLTLACGLFTAATLSNAVDALGSGTPSQRLGPITLALYLAVLGLALWALLRLPPWQRTRADWIRFGLDACMVLVTVAALVWHFSIRNHDDWATETGSGGAMLAILVLTWLSVATFVKVAFAGAGCLDRRALHALAAGTAISAVVGALAPLLISRPYLSTSMVAAPVAAFGIHLAAVRQRQADPLAAAPRRPSPRVSLLPYLAVAAAAAVLLATGTTDPVETTIMQVVTVTLTLVVVARQVLALRDNNRLLATVEYQATHDGLTGIANRALLERHLDGLLAAQRRFHLVLLDVDDFKTVNDRLGHSVGDALLTVLSTRLTDVVGGHGLVARLGGDEFAIAVPEDADGAPDVEALVARVLAATREPVEVAEQTVLSGTSIGLATSRTGDDPPELLRRADVAMYAAKAAGGGRRHWFDPALDRAADETAHLSADLRRALAQEEMLVLFQPIVDLRTEATVGAEVLVRWQHPERGLVSPDVFVPLAERNGVIVELGYWVLEHACRHAAAWQVRYGDRAPTKISINVSARQLAQPDFVERVEKVVRETTVDARALVLEVTETAVFSTDVAIPQLTALRKLGLKVALDDFGTGHSSLSLLIDCPVDVLKVDKSFVSGPTADGAGAIITRNLIGFVNDFGIEAVAEGIETRVQAAWLRRAGYRLGQGYLFGCPMPAADLERRFAPPKED, via the coding sequence GTGCCCGACGTGGAGCATCCGCCCGACGGGCGCTGGCCGCTGCGCGCGGCCGGCGTGCTCGTCGCGGTCAACGTGGCCTGGGTGACGACCGGGCTGTTCCACGTCTGGACGCGGCCCCTGGCCGGCTGGATCGCACTCCCGGTCACCACGCTGCTCGCCGGCTACGCCTGCTGGCGACTCGCCGATCACCCCACGCTCGACGCCGCGACCAGGCGGTTCTGGCGTCAGCTCACGCTCGCCTGCGGGCTGTTCACGGCCGCGACGCTGTCCAACGCCGTCGACGCGCTCGGGTCCGGCACCCCCTCACAGCGCCTCGGGCCGATCACGCTCGCGCTCTACCTGGCCGTGCTCGGGCTGGCCCTGTGGGCGCTGCTGCGGCTGCCGCCCTGGCAGCGGACCCGGGCCGACTGGATCCGGTTCGGCCTCGACGCCTGCATGGTGCTGGTCACGGTGGCCGCGCTGGTCTGGCACTTCTCGATCCGCAACCACGACGACTGGGCGACCGAGACCGGCTCCGGCGGCGCGATGCTGGCGATCCTCGTGCTCACCTGGCTGTCGGTGGCGACGTTCGTCAAGGTGGCGTTCGCGGGCGCGGGCTGCCTCGACCGGCGGGCCCTGCACGCGCTGGCCGCCGGCACCGCGATCAGCGCGGTGGTCGGCGCGCTGGCCCCGCTGCTGATCTCCCGGCCCTACCTGTCGACCAGCATGGTGGCGGCCCCGGTGGCCGCGTTCGGCATCCACCTCGCCGCCGTGCGTCAAAGACAGGCGGATCCGCTCGCGGCGGCCCCGCGGCGGCCCTCCCCCCGCGTCAGCCTGCTCCCCTACCTGGCCGTCGCCGCCGCCGCCGCGGTGCTGCTGGCCACCGGCACCACCGACCCGGTCGAGACGACGATCATGCAGGTCGTCACCGTGACGCTTACCCTGGTCGTGGTCGCCCGCCAGGTGCTCGCGCTCCGCGACAACAACCGGCTGCTGGCCACCGTCGAGTACCAGGCCACCCACGACGGGCTCACCGGGATCGCCAACCGCGCCCTGCTCGAGCGTCACCTCGACGGGCTGCTGGCCGCGCAGCGCCGGTTCCACCTGGTCCTGCTCGACGTCGACGACTTCAAGACCGTCAACGACCGGCTCGGGCACAGCGTCGGCGACGCGCTGCTGACCGTGCTCAGCACCCGGCTGACCGACGTCGTCGGCGGGCACGGCCTGGTCGCCCGGCTCGGCGGAGACGAGTTCGCGATCGCCGTGCCCGAGGACGCCGACGGCGCCCCGGACGTCGAGGCGCTGGTCGCGCGGGTGCTGGCGGCGACGCGCGAACCGGTCGAGGTCGCCGAGCAGACCGTGCTGAGCGGCACCAGCATCGGCCTCGCGACCAGCCGCACCGGCGACGACCCGCCCGAGCTGCTGCGCCGCGCCGACGTCGCCATGTACGCGGCCAAGGCCGCGGGCGGCGGCCGTCGGCACTGGTTCGACCCGGCGCTCGACCGGGCCGCCGACGAGACCGCCCACCTGTCCGCCGACCTGCGCCGCGCGCTGGCCCAGGAGGAGATGCTCGTGCTGTTCCAGCCGATCGTCGACCTGCGGACCGAGGCGACGGTCGGCGCCGAGGTGCTCGTGCGCTGGCAGCACCCGGAGCGCGGGCTGGTCTCCCCGGACGTCTTCGTGCCGCTGGCCGAGCGCAACGGGGTGATCGTCGAGCTCGGCTACTGGGTGCTCGAGCACGCCTGCCGGCACGCCGCCGCCTGGCAGGTCCGCTACGGCGACCGCGCCCCGACCAAGATCAGCATCAACGTGTCGGCCCGGCAGCTGGCCCAGCCGGACTTCGTCGAGCGGGTCGAGAAGGTCGTCCGGGAGACCACGGTGGACGCGCGGGCGCTCGTTCTCGAGGTCACCGAGACCGCGGTGTTCAGCACCGACGTGGCGATCCCGCAGCTGACCGCGCTCCGGAAGCTGGGCCTCAAGGTCGCGCTGGACGACTTCGGCACCGGGCACTCGTCGCTCAGCCTGCTCATCGACTGCCCGGTCGACGTCCTCAAGGTCGACAAGTCCTTCGTGAGCGGACCGACCGCGGACGGAGCGGGCGCGATCATCACCCGGAACCTGATCGGGTTCGTCAACGACTTCGGCATCGAGGCCGTGGCCGAAGGCATCGAGACCCGGGTGCAGGCGGCCTGGCTCCGCCGGGCCGGCTACCGCCTCGGCCAGGGCTACCTGTTCGGGTGCCCGATGCCGGCCGCCGACCTCGAACGGCGCTTCGCGCCACCGAAGGAAGACTGA
- a CDS encoding STAS domain-containing protein yields the protein MGVLSWTVEQADRRTVVRLDGFFALPDVPSVRGVLLKCLAECPSAVVVDLSGLTVSGPTVLTVFSAVVRSTAAWPAVPLLLAGATDEVAAALRRSGAGAELPIFGSLADALESDGVHLRARLRLHLEPTADAPAEARRLAMDACAAWNLERLSPAAAVVVTELVDNAARHAGTALEVTIAYRGAYLHLSVTDGSPEPPRLSAEPTAEGGRGLLLVDSFASGWGVLPVPDGKAIWATLPTR from the coding sequence GTGGGCGTTTTGTCCTGGACGGTGGAACAGGCCGACCGGCGGACGGTCGTCCGGCTGGACGGCTTCTTCGCGCTGCCCGACGTGCCCTCGGTACGCGGTGTGCTGCTCAAATGCCTGGCCGAGTGCCCGTCGGCGGTGGTCGTCGACCTCTCCGGCCTGACGGTGAGCGGGCCGACCGTCCTGACCGTGTTCTCGGCCGTTGTGCGCAGCACGGCGGCCTGGCCGGCCGTGCCGCTCCTGCTGGCCGGGGCCACCGACGAGGTGGCGGCCGCGCTCCGGCGGTCGGGCGCGGGCGCCGAGCTGCCGATCTTCGGTAGCCTGGCCGACGCGCTGGAGTCCGACGGCGTGCACCTCCGGGCCCGCCTCCGGCTGCACCTGGAGCCCACTGCGGACGCCCCGGCCGAGGCCCGTCGCCTGGCCATGGACGCCTGCGCGGCCTGGAATCTCGAGCGGCTCAGCCCGGCCGCGGCCGTGGTCGTCACCGAGCTGGTCGACAACGCGGCCCGGCACGCGGGCACCGCCCTGGAGGTGACGATCGCCTACCGCGGGGCGTATCTGCACCTGTCGGTGACCGACGGGTCGCCCGAGCCGCCGCGGCTGTCCGCCGAGCCCACCGCCGAGGGCGGCCGGGGTCTGCTGCTGGTCGACTCGTTCGCGTCCGGGTGGGGCGTGCTGCCGGTCCCCGACGGCAAGGCGATCTGGGCGACGCTCCCCACCCGCTGA
- a CDS encoding ATP-binding protein yields the protein MTGPLRACLRQHLRPTADAGAEARHLVQDACVAWHLPDVSAAAAVVVTELVDNAARHAGTDLIVTIAYRGAYLHLSVEDRSPDLPRLGRGSPGFAADRGRGLLLVDSFACGWGVVTAPDGKTVWASLSAR from the coding sequence ATGACCGGTCCTCTGCGGGCCTGCCTGCGCCAGCACCTGCGGCCCACCGCGGACGCCGGGGCCGAGGCCCGTCACCTGGTGCAGGACGCCTGCGTGGCCTGGCACCTGCCGGACGTCAGCGCGGCCGCGGCCGTGGTCGTCACCGAGCTGGTCGACAACGCGGCCCGGCACGCGGGCACCGACCTGATCGTGACGATCGCCTATCGCGGTGCGTACCTGCACCTGTCGGTGGAGGACCGATCGCCGGACCTGCCTCGCCTGGGCCGGGGGTCCCCGGGGTTCGCGGCCGACCGGGGGCGGGGCCTGCTGCTGGTGGACTCGTTCGCCTGCGGGTGGGGCGTGGTGACCGCGCCGGACGGCAAGACGGTCTGGGCGAGTCTGTCGGCCCGCTGA
- a CDS encoding ABC transporter substrate-binding protein produces the protein MRRIMAVALVAVCALAGCRDSRGDTGESGGQEQVTIMVGGIDKVIYLPAKLTESLGYFSDEKIAVKLLTEPAGAQAENVLIAGDVQGVVGFYDHTVDLQTKGKCVQSVVQFADVPGEAEVAAADQTLTTPADFKGKRLGVTSPGSSTDFLTQALAARAKLTKSDYTTVKAGAGQTFIAAIENGGIDAGMTTDPTIARLVTSGKGKVVLDMRTEEGTRAALGGLYPASSLYMDCAYVSAHKPTVQKLANAFVKTLKWIDTHSAEEIAAKMPKQYAADDPTLYAKSINDSKGMFTADGVMDADGAKNVLEVLATFSPNVQGKKDSIDLSKTYTTEFVEKAAS, from the coding sequence ATGCGTCGAATCATGGCAGTGGCACTGGTGGCGGTCTGCGCGCTGGCCGGGTGCCGGGACTCCCGGGGCGACACCGGTGAATCCGGAGGCCAGGAGCAGGTCACGATCATGGTGGGCGGGATAGACAAGGTGATCTACCTGCCGGCCAAGCTCACCGAGTCGCTCGGCTACTTCTCCGACGAGAAGATCGCGGTGAAACTGCTGACCGAACCGGCCGGGGCCCAGGCCGAGAACGTGCTGATCGCCGGCGACGTGCAGGGCGTCGTCGGGTTCTACGACCACACGGTGGACCTGCAGACCAAGGGCAAGTGCGTGCAGAGCGTCGTCCAGTTCGCGGACGTCCCGGGCGAGGCCGAGGTGGCCGCGGCCGACCAGACGCTGACGACGCCGGCCGACTTCAAGGGCAAGCGGCTCGGCGTCACCAGCCCCGGGTCCTCGACCGACTTCCTCACCCAGGCCCTGGCCGCCCGGGCGAAGCTGACGAAGTCCGACTACACGACCGTGAAGGCCGGCGCCGGCCAGACGTTCATCGCCGCGATCGAGAACGGCGGGATCGACGCCGGCATGACCACCGACCCGACGATCGCCCGGCTGGTGACCAGCGGCAAGGGCAAGGTCGTGCTCGACATGCGGACGGAGGAGGGCACCCGGGCCGCGCTCGGCGGTCTCTACCCGGCCAGCTCGCTGTACATGGACTGCGCGTACGTGTCGGCGCACAAGCCGACCGTACAGAAGCTGGCCAACGCATTCGTGAAGACGCTGAAGTGGATCGACACGCACTCGGCCGAGGAGATCGCGGCGAAGATGCCGAAGCAGTACGCGGCCGACGACCCGACGCTCTACGCGAAGTCGATCAACGACAGCAAGGGCATGTTCACCGCCGACGGCGTGATGGACGCGGACGGGGCGAAGAACGTGCTCGAGGTGCTGGCGACGTTCTCGCCGAACGTCCAGGGAAAGAAGGACTCGATCGACCTGTCGAAGACGTACACGACGGAGTTCGTCGAGAAGGCCGCCTCGTAG
- a CDS encoding phosphotransferase: MLTPPRDLSEPTLRAALRTGWGVTPVTLAYRPVGFGSHHWEAAGADGVRLFVTVDDLRTRRMRTGEPLDLAYDRLRAALSAARALRAAGRDFVVAPQPSSDGGPLTRAGDPFAVAVYPFVDGERFDWGPFTPAHRDAVLDLLVQVHRAPPEVRALARTDDFAIPFRDAVTAPIDPDAGPYARASADLLTTHADGIRRAFARYDALVEPARDAGTVLTHGEPHPGNTMRTDQWLLIDWDTALAAPPERDLWNLEPLHPAYAAATGTVLRPELLDLYRLRWDLAEIAVCTARFRDPHGDTDDDRETWSILAETVPRMS, from the coding sequence ATGCTCACCCCGCCCCGTGATCTGTCCGAGCCCACGCTGCGCGCGGCCCTCCGCACCGGCTGGGGCGTCACCCCGGTCACCCTGGCCTACCGCCCGGTCGGCTTCGGCAGCCACCACTGGGAAGCGGCCGGCGCCGACGGCGTCCGACTCTTCGTCACGGTCGACGACCTCCGCACCCGCCGGATGCGGACCGGCGAGCCGCTCGACCTGGCCTACGACCGCCTGCGGGCGGCGCTCTCGGCCGCGCGGGCGCTGCGCGCCGCCGGGCGGGACTTCGTCGTCGCGCCGCAGCCGTCGTCCGACGGCGGGCCACTGACCCGGGCCGGGGACCCGTTCGCGGTCGCGGTCTACCCGTTCGTCGACGGCGAGCGCTTCGACTGGGGCCCGTTCACCCCGGCGCACCGCGACGCGGTGCTCGACCTGCTGGTGCAGGTCCACCGCGCCCCGCCCGAGGTCCGCGCGCTCGCGCGCACCGACGACTTCGCGATCCCGTTCCGCGACGCGGTGACCGCGCCGATCGATCCGGACGCCGGCCCGTACGCGCGCGCGAGCGCCGACCTGCTCACGACCCATGCGGACGGGATCCGGCGCGCCTTCGCCCGCTACGACGCGCTCGTCGAGCCGGCCCGGGACGCGGGGACCGTGCTCACCCACGGCGAACCCCACCCCGGCAACACGATGCGCACCGACCAGTGGCTGCTCATCGACTGGGACACCGCGCTCGCCGCCCCGCCCGAGCGCGACCTGTGGAACCTCGAACCGCTGCACCCCGCGTACGCCGCGGCCACCGGCACGGTCCTCCGCCCGGAACTGCTCGACCTCTACCGCCTGCGCTGGGACCTCGCCGAGATCGCGGTCTGCACGGCCCGCTTCCGCGACCCCCACGGCGACACCGACGACGACCGGGAGACCTGGTCGATCCTGGCCGAGACCGTCCCGCGAATGTCCTGA
- a CDS encoding SHOCT domain-containing protein has translation MTGPSPLSPTPQHPLVVQGRSEQITYDGAWVTIQDPGQPSRPGDRRAPIEDITDVEIKAARFGGRQVRIEYARGSDRPSLTVAFKGNQQESLAVLVAAINAARDAIHSPRPPVSPAPADAGDELRRLWQLVQRGEISREQFEDAKGRLFR, from the coding sequence GTGACGGGTCCTTCGCCGCTATCGCCCACTCCCCAGCACCCCCTCGTGGTGCAGGGACGGTCCGAGCAGATCACGTACGACGGCGCCTGGGTCACGATCCAAGACCCCGGCCAGCCGAGCCGGCCCGGTGACCGGCGCGCACCGATCGAAGACATCACCGACGTCGAGATCAAGGCCGCGCGCTTCGGTGGACGCCAGGTCCGCATCGAGTACGCCCGCGGGAGCGACCGGCCGTCGCTGACGGTCGCGTTCAAGGGCAACCAGCAGGAGTCGCTGGCCGTGCTCGTGGCCGCGATCAACGCGGCCCGGGACGCGATCCACTCGCCGCGCCCGCCGGTCTCGCCCGCCCCGGCCGACGCCGGGGACGAGCTCCGCCGGCTCTGGCAGCTGGTCCAGCGCGGCGAGATCAGCCGCGAGCAGTTCGAGGACGCCAAGGGCCGTCTGTTCCGGTGA
- a CDS encoding sugar efflux transporter encodes MTRQPRLSALVLAFLAIGLAMAMTLPFRALFLTDAVHATPALVTVFLLVVPIAGVLASSLLGRVSDRFPVRRLLILGTSAAGAAGCGISAIVRNYWVLLLVTATAIALSTALLPQLFAYARTAFGRGERAAMTTSMLRTMLSVSWVAGPFVAALLIDAGGFTLIFGVSTLIYLAAGLVAAFGLPEPRPAPAHDPDAPTGADQSGRVVWVSVVALILVQAAATFAVQALPLFVAHDLHGDVRDTGLLLGLCALLEVPLILGFGVLASRLGVRTLFLAGPVVSFAYFATVAISTGTGQVAVAQVLNAAGIALLGGIGITYFQDLLPSQPGRASTLFNNAFPIGSTLAAPLLGLSQQVGYRVGYAVCAVLCVAGLGLLLAMRPTSVSPRAAVPVT; translated from the coding sequence GTGACCCGGCAGCCACGTCTCTCTGCACTCGTCCTCGCCTTCCTCGCGATCGGCCTCGCGATGGCCATGACGCTCCCGTTCCGGGCACTGTTCCTCACCGACGCCGTGCACGCCACCCCGGCCCTGGTCACGGTGTTCCTGCTAGTCGTCCCGATCGCCGGCGTGCTGGCGTCCAGCCTGCTCGGACGCGTCTCCGACCGGTTCCCGGTCCGTCGCCTGCTGATCCTCGGGACGTCGGCCGCCGGAGCGGCCGGCTGCGGCATCAGCGCAATCGTCCGGAACTACTGGGTGCTGCTGCTGGTCACCGCGACCGCGATCGCGCTCTCCACCGCGCTGCTCCCGCAGCTCTTCGCGTACGCGCGCACCGCGTTCGGCCGCGGCGAGCGCGCCGCGATGACGACGAGCATGCTCCGGACGATGCTCTCCGTGTCGTGGGTGGCCGGGCCGTTCGTCGCCGCGCTGCTCATCGACGCGGGCGGCTTCACGCTGATCTTCGGGGTCTCGACGCTGATCTACCTGGCCGCCGGGCTCGTGGCGGCGTTCGGGCTGCCCGAGCCGCGGCCGGCGCCGGCCCACGACCCGGACGCCCCGACCGGCGCCGATCAGTCCGGCCGGGTGGTCTGGGTGAGCGTCGTCGCGCTGATCCTGGTGCAGGCGGCGGCGACGTTCGCGGTGCAGGCGCTGCCGCTCTTCGTCGCCCACGACCTGCACGGCGACGTCCGCGACACCGGTCTGCTGCTCGGCCTCTGCGCGTTGCTCGAGGTGCCGCTGATCCTCGGGTTCGGCGTGCTGGCGTCGCGCCTCGGCGTCCGGACGCTGTTCCTGGCCGGGCCGGTCGTGTCGTTCGCCTACTTCGCGACGGTCGCGATCTCCACCGGCACCGGCCAGGTCGCGGTCGCTCAGGTGCTGAACGCGGCCGGGATCGCGCTGCTCGGCGGCATCGGCATCACGTACTTCCAGGACCTGCTGCCCAGCCAGCCGGGCCGGGCGTCCACGCTGTTCAACAACGCGTTCCCGATCGGGTCGACGCTGGCCGCACCGCTGCTCGGGCTCTCCCAGCAGGTCGGTTACCGCGTCGGCTACGCCGTCTGCGCGGTGCTCTGCGTCGCCGGGCTCGGGCTACTGCTCGCCATGCGTCCGACGTCGGTGAGCCCGCGCGCCGCGGTGCCCGTCACCTGA
- a CDS encoding alkaline phosphatase D family protein — protein sequence MSPLENALPRRSVLLGGAALAAIPVLGFPRRAAALVHSSRPTLTHGLQAGDVTASSATIWTRADRASRMVVEIAGDPSFRRARRISGAALGRSADFTGKTVLHGLPSGQDIYYRVTAVDDSVASAPLVGHFRTAPARPRDISFLWSGDLAGQGWGIDKARGGYRIFSAMRALEPDFFVHNGDNIYSDGPIKETQALPDGSLWHNVTTPEKAKVAETLAEYRGNYKYNLLDDALRAFYADVALITQWDDHETHNNWYPGEILTDEAYTEKRVDVLKGRARQAWHEYMPISPKYDDEGRIYRVLHQGPLLDVFVLDARWYRDANSANKQAANDGGILGRRQAEWLKRELAASTATWKVISNDMPLTEVVTDTTQGQANFEAIAQGDNGKPLGREIQFADILTFLKRHDIRNVVWLTTDVHYTAAHYFDPARAAYSDFNPFWQFTSGPLHAGAFPASAVDTTFGAQQVFVKAPTVANAAPSTEFQFFGEVKIAADTRKLTVNLRDNSGAVLWSTTLDPHRR from the coding sequence GTGTCTCCCCTCGAGAATGCTCTCCCCCGGCGTTCGGTCCTCCTCGGCGGTGCGGCGCTGGCCGCGATCCCGGTTCTCGGGTTCCCCCGTCGCGCGGCCGCGCTGGTCCACTCCTCCCGGCCGACGCTGACCCACGGTCTCCAGGCCGGCGACGTCACCGCGTCCTCGGCCACGATCTGGACGCGCGCCGACCGCGCCTCGCGGATGGTCGTCGAGATCGCCGGCGATCCGTCGTTCCGGCGCGCCCGGCGCATCTCCGGCGCCGCGCTCGGCCGATCGGCCGACTTCACCGGCAAGACCGTGCTCCACGGCCTGCCCTCCGGCCAGGACATCTACTACCGCGTCACCGCGGTCGACGACTCGGTCGCGAGCGCGCCGCTGGTCGGCCACTTCCGCACCGCTCCGGCCCGGCCGCGGGACATCAGCTTCCTGTGGTCCGGCGACCTCGCCGGCCAGGGCTGGGGCATCGACAAGGCCCGCGGTGGCTACCGCATCTTCTCCGCGATGCGCGCCCTCGAGCCCGACTTCTTCGTCCACAACGGCGACAACATCTACAGCGACGGGCCGATCAAGGAGACCCAGGCGCTGCCGGACGGCAGCCTCTGGCACAACGTCACCACGCCCGAGAAGGCGAAGGTCGCGGAGACGCTCGCCGAGTACCGCGGCAACTACAAATACAACCTCTTGGACGACGCCCTGCGCGCGTTCTACGCCGACGTCGCACTGATCACCCAGTGGGACGATCACGAGACGCACAACAACTGGTACCCGGGCGAGATCCTGACCGACGAGGCGTACACCGAGAAGCGGGTCGACGTCCTCAAGGGGCGGGCCAGGCAGGCCTGGCACGAGTACATGCCGATCTCGCCGAAGTACGACGACGAGGGCCGGATCTACCGCGTGCTGCACCAGGGCCCGCTGCTCGACGTCTTCGTGCTCGACGCTCGCTGGTACCGGGACGCGAACTCGGCGAACAAGCAGGCGGCCAACGACGGCGGGATCCTCGGCCGCAGGCAGGCCGAGTGGCTCAAGCGGGAGCTGGCCGCGTCGACGGCGACCTGGAAGGTCATCTCGAACGACATGCCGCTGACCGAGGTGGTCACCGACACCACCCAGGGGCAGGCCAACTTCGAGGCGATCGCCCAGGGTGACAACGGCAAGCCGCTCGGCCGGGAGATCCAGTTCGCCGACATCCTGACGTTCCTCAAGCGGCACGACATCCGCAACGTCGTCTGGCTCACGACCGACGTGCACTACACGGCCGCGCACTACTTCGACCCGGCTCGCGCGGCGTATTCCGACTTCAACCCGTTCTGGCAGTTCACGTCCGGCCCGCTGCACGCCGGGGCGTTCCCGGCCAGCGCGGTCGACACGACGTTCGGCGCCCAGCAGGTCTTCGTCAAGGCCCCGACCGTCGCCAACGCCGCGCCGAGCACCGAGTTCCAGTTCTTCGGCGAGGTGAAGATCGCCGCCGACACGCGGAAGCTCACCGTGAACCTCCGCGACAACTCCGGCGCGGTCCTCTGGTCCACGACCCTGGACCCGCACCGCCGTTAG
- the arr gene encoding NAD(+)--rifampin ADP-ribosyltransferase, with product MSTYSPVTYDHYAHVDGPFYHGTKAVLEPGAELVPGYGSNFQDGRISNNIYFTAVVETAAWGAELASALAGTGERGHIYVVEPLGPFEDDPNVTNKRFPGNPTQSYRTRDPLRVVRELEEWEGHSPEVLKGMLDSLARLREQGLDVIED from the coding sequence GTGTCCACGTATTCGCCGGTCACGTACGACCACTACGCCCACGTCGATGGGCCGTTCTACCACGGCACCAAGGCCGTGCTGGAGCCCGGCGCGGAGCTCGTGCCCGGGTACGGCTCGAACTTCCAGGACGGCCGGATCTCCAACAACATCTACTTCACCGCCGTGGTGGAGACCGCGGCCTGGGGAGCGGAGCTGGCCAGCGCGCTGGCCGGGACCGGCGAGCGCGGGCACATCTACGTCGTCGAGCCGCTCGGCCCGTTCGAGGACGACCCGAACGTGACCAACAAGCGCTTCCCGGGCAACCCGACGCAGTCGTACCGGACCCGCGATCCGCTGCGGGTGGTGCGTGAGCTGGAGGAGTGGGAGGGCCACTCACCCGAGGTGCTGAAGGGGATGCTCGACAGCCTGGCCCGCCTACGGGAACAGGGCCTGGACGTCATCGAGGACTGA
- a CDS encoding chemotaxis protein CheB — protein sequence MNSTLIVIGASAGGVEALESLVAGLPADLDASVLVTVHLMPTVRSALPQILSRAGPLAASPAVDGAPVRRGEILVAPPDRHLLLEGGHVRLGRGPRVNRHRPSIDVLFSSAARWADGAVVAVVLSGALDDGAVGSAIVARAGGKVLVQDPADARFPEMPRAALAAAPSATTVPLAGLAAALASAAASRPKPRPSTNGEEPAMARTMSESDDPHFLAADETHLTRLVCPDCRGSLAEIDLPTVTFYRCHVGHQWSPQTLAAAQSESTEALLWSAVAALEEQAALGRHLAGANGDDELSADHHRSADRATQLVALLRGQLTAVPGPR from the coding sequence GTGAACTCGACCCTGATCGTGATCGGAGCCTCGGCCGGCGGAGTGGAGGCGCTGGAGAGCCTCGTCGCCGGCCTGCCCGCCGACCTCGACGCGTCCGTGCTGGTCACGGTGCACCTGATGCCGACCGTCCGCAGCGCGCTGCCGCAGATCCTCAGCCGGGCCGGCCCGCTGGCCGCCTCACCCGCGGTCGACGGGGCGCCGGTACGGCGGGGCGAGATCCTGGTGGCGCCGCCGGACCGGCATCTGCTGCTCGAGGGCGGCCACGTCCGGCTGGGCCGCGGGCCCCGGGTGAACCGGCACCGCCCGTCGATCGACGTGCTGTTCAGCAGCGCGGCCCGGTGGGCGGACGGCGCGGTCGTGGCCGTCGTACTGTCCGGCGCGCTCGACGACGGAGCCGTGGGCTCGGCGATCGTCGCCCGGGCCGGCGGGAAGGTGCTGGTGCAGGACCCGGCGGACGCGCGGTTCCCGGAAATGCCACGGGCCGCGCTGGCCGCCGCCCCGTCCGCGACCACCGTGCCGCTCGCCGGGTTGGCGGCCGCGCTCGCGTCGGCCGCGGCGAGCCGGCCGAAGCCCCGGCCGTCGACGAACGGAGAGGAGCCGGCGATGGCGAGAACCATGTCGGAGAGTGACGACCCGCATTTCCTCGCCGCCGACGAGACCCACCTCACCCGGCTCGTCTGCCCGGACTGCCGGGGCTCGCTGGCCGAGATCGACCTGCCCACGGTGACGTTCTACCGGTGTCACGTCGGACACCAGTGGTCACCGCAGACGCTCGCGGCCGCGCAGTCGGAGTCGACCGAGGCGTTGCTCTGGAGCGCGGTGGCCGCGCTGGAGGAGCAGGCCGCGCTGGGCCGTCACCTGGCCGGCGCGAACGGCGACGACGAACTGTCGGCCGATCACCACCGCTCGGCCGACCGGGCTACCCAGCTGGTCGCGTTGCTCCGCGGCCAGCTCACCGCCGTACCGGGTCCCCGCTAG